GCTCGTTTGTACTTGGCGTCAACTCAACACCGCTTGATGTGACAGGCGACGTTTCGTGATTCTGCATCTCAAAAAATTTGGTTAAATGAGGCGGGAAATCGTGTTTTGTAATTCGTGGGGTGTCCGCTAGGCTCACCAAAACCTCTACTGTATGCACAAGCTCTCGAATATTGCCCGGCCAGTCGTACTGCATGAGCAATTGAACGACGTTTGAGTCAAAGCATACGTCGGGTTTATTCAAATGCTTCGACACTTGCTCAAGGTAGAACTCCAACAACAGCGGGATGTCTTCACGACGCGATCTCAGGGGCGGTAGATGCAGCCGAATAATGTTTAAACGGTAGTACAAATCCTCCCGGAACTGCCCACCCCTGACCATCGCCTCCAAATCTCGATTGGTCGCTGCAATGATGCGCGTATGAACACGGCGCTTGGTCACACCGCCAACCCGTTGAATTTCCTTATCTTCTAAAAATCGCAATAACTTCGCTTGCATGTTGAGCGGCATATCGCCGATCTCATCCAAAAACAACGTGCCCATATGCGCCAGTTCTATCTGTCCAGGCTTACCGCCTTTCCGGGCGCCGGTAAAAGCGCCGTCGTCATAGCCGAACAGCTCGGCTTCCAGCAGCGGTTCAGGAATCGCGGCGCAATTCACACTCACAAACGGTCCGTTGGCAAACGCGCTCTCGTAATGAATTCCCTGCGCCAGAACCTCTTTACCTGTACCGCTCTCGCCGGTGACAAGTACCGTGACAGGCGTCTTTGCAGCCTTTTTCGCCATCTGTTTGATCACTTTGATGGCGTGCGTTTGACCAATCGTTTCGTCAATCGTATACACGCGCTTCTGTAGGGCGACATGTTCTGTCGGTACCGATGCGCTATGTTTCTGGCTCTCGTTGTGAAGCATCACTTGAGTTCGTTCAATAATCCGGTACAAATCGCTCATGCTTTCAAAAATCAAGACGCCCACCGCACCAATGACTTTGCCGTCTTGCCAAATAGGAATCCGATGGACAACCATGTCGTGGCCCTGAATGCGTTGCAAGTGTCCACGCTCAGGTATCCCGGTTTCCAATACATGATGAATTCGGGTGTTTTCGATCACGTCTGTCACATGCTTACCAAGCACCGCTTCCTTCTCCAAATTGAGCAATTTGAGATAAGCCTGATTCATCTCCCGCACTCGCCCATACTGGTCGACAAGTACGATGCCCTCGTACATCGTGTCCAAGATTAATTGGAGAACATCGGCAGAATCTTGAATCGCATGCATCACGAGAACACCCCTTTACGGTATGTAGAAGACTACACCAACGCATGAGAAATTGAATGTAGTCGCTTACATACCATTATAAGTGACACTTCTATTAGTAACACTTCCATGTTTACCAATCTGTGGAGGAGATTAGTTCAACGGAATGCTATCGGATGTTTCGATGAAATTGGCGTCGTTGACGACCTCCAGATTCTTACGCGTCGCCCGACTCGTCATGCTCATAAAGATGAGAGATGCTAGGGTCGCCACGCCCATCAACCCAAACGCTCCGGTTATCCCCCAACTGCCGAAGGCTCCCAAGGTCAGAGCTGGCGCGATGGCGCCGCCTAAGTGACCAATACCGTCACACATCGCGAGCCCAGAACTGCGCGCGCGCGTCGGGAAATGCTCTGCCGTGATGATGTAACCAATTGCCGACAACATGGCAATTGTCATCGTGAACAGGAAACCAGCGACAATCACCATTATGGGCGACGGTGCAAACCCTGCGATGATGACCGCCACAGCGCCAATGATGCCCATACCGATGAGCGAATATTTGCGCTCAATGCTATCGCCAAAGAACAACACGTAGAGTGCGCCGACGATGAACCCAATTCCTGAAATCGCCGAAAATCCGATGCTATTCCCCAGTCCAAATCCGGATTGAACGAGTACGGTGGGCGCCATCCCGAGATAAGCATAATCGCCGACATACCAGAGAAACCAATAGAGCAGCAAGATGATCATGCGCCAAACATATGGCGGCTTAAATAATGACCACAACGGGAATCCCTGCGCTTTTTCCTCCAACGGAATCTCTTTGACAGGTGGGAGCGTCGTCGTCCCCATCTTGGCCATCGCGCGCTGTTCAATGCGATCCACCAATGTAACCGCTTTCTCATAGTGGCCGTGAATAATCAACCATCTTGGCGACTCAATCAAGTCGTTTGCCATAAACAACATAGTGAGTCCCCCGAGGCCCCCAAAGAACAACAAAGCTCGCCAGCCCCACGAATAGTGCGGTACGACCCACATCGCCGCAAACGGAACTGCGGCCAATCCAGCAAAGGCGAACACATTCGCCAACCCTGTAAACCGGCCGCGCAATATCGCAGGCGAGATCTCCCCCATATAGGTCGACACCTGCGCAATCATCGTGCCAATGCCCATACCGACGATAAACCGCCAAACAATTAACCAGGTTACGTTTGGGCTGAATGCCGTGGCAAACGACCCAATGGTGTATAAGCCGATGCCCATCAGCAACGCCACTCGCCGTCCGTAGTAGTCACTGATGATACTCACGAGGATTGCACCAACGATGTAGCCAAAAAGGCTAGTTGAAACAGCGGTCGAAGCGAGGCTGGAAGAGACGTGAAACTGCTTCGTAATCACCGGAATACCATACGAAATATTCGTAATATCAAAAAACGAGAAGAAATACCCCAAGCCAAGTACAATCAATAAGCGGTACCCATGAGGCCAAACGGGAATCCGTTCGAGCCTCGA
Above is a genomic segment from Alicyclobacillus acidoterrestris containing:
- a CDS encoding sigma-54 interaction domain-containing protein, which produces MHAIQDSADVLQLILDTMYEGIVLVDQYGRVREMNQAYLKLLNLEKEAVLGKHVTDVIENTRIHHVLETGIPERGHLQRIQGHDMVVHRIPIWQDGKVIGAVGVLIFESMSDLYRIIERTQVMLHNESQKHSASVPTEHVALQKRVYTIDETIGQTHAIKVIKQMAKKAAKTPVTVLVTGESGTGKEVLAQGIHYESAFANGPFVSVNCAAIPEPLLEAELFGYDDGAFTGARKGGKPGQIELAHMGTLFLDEIGDMPLNMQAKLLRFLEDKEIQRVGGVTKRRVHTRIIAATNRDLEAMVRGGQFREDLYYRLNIIRLHLPPLRSRREDIPLLLEFYLEQVSKHLNKPDVCFDSNVVQLLMQYDWPGNIRELVHTVEVLVSLADTPRITKHDFPPHLTKFFEMQNHETSPVTSSGVELTPSTNEPTVSPAQNVREVMANHEMTVIRQALLDAHGNKSLAAKKLGIHRSTLYEKLKRYGLR
- a CDS encoding MFS transporter is translated as MANNVVGNPLSRLERIPVWPHGYRLLIVLGLGYFFSFFDITNISYGIPVITKQFHVSSSLASTAVSTSLFGYIVGAILVSIISDYYGRRVALLMGIGLYTIGSFATAFSPNVTWLIVWRFIVGMGIGTMIAQVSTYMGEISPAILRGRFTGLANVFAFAGLAAVPFAAMWVVPHYSWGWRALLFFGGLGGLTMLFMANDLIESPRWLIIHGHYEKAVTLVDRIEQRAMAKMGTTTLPPVKEIPLEEKAQGFPLWSLFKPPYVWRMIILLLYWFLWYVGDYAYLGMAPTVLVQSGFGLGNSIGFSAISGIGFIVGALYVLFFGDSIERKYSLIGMGIIGAVAVIIAGFAPSPIMVIVAGFLFTMTIAMLSAIGYIITAEHFPTRARSSGLAMCDGIGHLGGAIAPALTLGAFGSWGITGAFGLMGVATLASLIFMSMTSRATRKNLEVVNDANFIETSDSIPLN